The Gemella haemolysans ATCC 10379 nucleotide sequence GTAATATATGTTTCAGAGTTCTCTTACGTTAGTAAGGGGACTTTTTTATTTATCATAAGTGATATTATTTTATACTAAAATTAAATATATTTAGGGGGATATACCTATGAAACTTATTACTGAAATTATGGAAGAGAAGGCATTACCAATTGTCGATAAAATATATAATGATGGCTTTATTCAAGGATTAATTCGTGCAGATTTATCAGAGAAAGCAGTAGAGCACTATCTGAAAGCTGATGCACTTTATTTAGAGAATTTTAGCGATATTTATGCCATTCTTTTAGCAAAAAGTAATGATAAAGTTGAAAAAAACTTTTTCTTAGGTCAGATAAATTTTGTATTAAACGAAGAAATTGCTGCACACAAAAATTTAGCAGATTATATAGGGAGAGAGTATCAAGAGATTATCAAAGGCGGAGAGTGGTATCCATCTGCAGACCATTATATAAAACATATGTACTATAATGCATTTGCATTCGGTATGGCTGAAGCTTTGAGCGCAATGGCTCCATGTCCATGGATTTATAAAATGGTAGCTAGAAAGATTTTAGCTAATCACAATTTAGCAGAAGATCATCCATTAAAATTCTGGGTTGAATTTTATGCTGATGGTTTAGTAGATGAAGTGCTTACTGAATATTATAAAATTATTAATCGTGAAGCTGAGTTTATGAGTGGAGAAGGTAAACAAAGGCTTATTAAAAACTTCTTAGAAAGTTGTGAACATGAACGTCGTTTCTTCAATATGGCTTATACACAAGAACGTTGGGAGTTAGAGGTATAGGGTATGAGTAAACTAAATATTGCATTAACTATTGCTGGAACTGATCCAACTGGTGGAGCAGGAATTATGGCTGATTTAAAAAGTTTTCAAGCACGTGAAGTGTATGGAATGGCTGTAGTTACTAGTGTCGTTGCACAAAATACGTTAGGTGTTCAAATGATAAGAAACTTAGATTTAGATATATTAGAAGCGCAATTAAAAAGTGTGTTTGACGATATAACACCTGATAGTATAAAAACTGGAATGATAGCAAATGCTGATATGATGAAATTAATTAAGAGATATTTACCTAAAGATGTTCCTTATGTTGTTGATCCAGTTATGGTTGCGACAAGTGGGGATAAATTGATAGATGATGTTGCAAGAAAACATTTAAAAGAGGAGATATTACCACTAGCAACTATTATTACACCAAATGTACCAGAAGCAGAAGAAATTGTTAATTTTAAAATATTAACAGAGGATGATGTTAATCGTGCAGGAAAGTTTATTATCGACGAAGTTGGATGTAAGTCAGTAGTTATAAAAGGTGGACATCTAACAGGAGAAGCAAAAGATTATTTATTTTTAAATGATGGAACAAAAAAAGTATGGACTAGTGAAAGATTTAAGACTAATCATACACATGGAACAGGTTGTACATTCTCAGCTGTTATTGCTGCAGAGTTAGCAAAAGGAAAAAGTATTGTTGAAGCTGTAGAAATTGGGAAAAAATTCATTACAGCTGCAATTAAATACACACCAGAGCTAGGTCATGGAAATGGACCTGTGAATCATATAGCATTTAAAGGAGATTTATAAATATGACAAGTTTAAAATTATTGAAAGAGAAAGCACCGTTAGTGATTTGTATAACTAATGATGTTGTTAAGAATTTCACAGCAAATGGATTAGTAGCGTTGGGAGCATCACCAGCGATGAGTGAATATCCAGAAGACTTAGAAGATTTATTAAAATATGCTGGAGGATTATTAATCAATATTGGTACATTAACAGATGAGACTTGGAAGTTATATCAAGAAGCTCTTAAAATAGCTGAAAAATATAATGTACCTGCAGTATTAGATCCTGTAGCCTGTGGAGCCGGAGCATATAGAAAAAAAGTATCAGATGATTTAATTAACAATTACAAACTAGCAGCTATAAGAGGAAATGCTGGCGAGATTGCATCATTAGTTGGCATAAATGTAGCTTCTAAGGGAGTGGATAGTGCTGGAGTAGATAATATTGATGAAATTGCCTTAGCAGCAAATGCTAAGTTTAATATTCCAATAGTAGTAACTGGGGAAGTTGACGCTATTGCAGTTAATGGAGAAGTAATAACAATACATAACGGAAGTGCAATGATGCCTAAAGTTATTGGAACAGGATGTTTATTAGGAGCTGTATTAGCAAGCTTTATTGGATTAGAGAAAGGTGAAGAATTAAAATCACTAGAAACAGCTATGTTAGCATATAATATTGCCGGGGAAATGGCAGAAAAACGTCCTAATGGGCATTTACCAGGAACATTTAAAGTTGAATTTATTAATGCATTATACGAAATTACAGATCAAGATATAAAAGCATTTAAAAAGGTGAAATAAGATGTTTAATAAAGAACTATTAAAATTATATTTTATATGTGGAACTACTACTTGCTTAGGTAAGGACTTATATACAGTAGTTGAAGATGCTTTAAAAGGTGGAATAACTTTATTTCAATTTCGTGAAAAAGGTGAAGGAGCCTTAGAAGGTAGAGAAAAAGTAGAATTAGCAATAAAACTACAAGAACTTTGTAAAAAATACAATGTTCCGTTTATTGTTAATGATGATATAGAGTTAGCATTAGAAATAGATGCTGACGGAGTACATGTAGGACAGGATGACCTAGGTGTTGATGAAATTAGAAAATTAATGCCTAATAAAATAATAGGTCTTTCTATAGGAAATGAAGAAGAATTTAAACAATCCAAAGTTGAATATGTAGATTATGTTGGTGTAGGGCCTGTATATGTCACACAATCAAAAGATGATGCTGGTGGCGCTATAGGTTATGAAGGACTAGAATTAATGAGAAGATTTTTACCACAAATGCCATTAGTGGCAATTGGTGGTATTCAGACACAACATATTAAAGATATTATGAAAACAAATGTTGATGGTGTGTCTATTATATCAGCAATCTCATATTCAGATAATATTGAAAAAACTGTTCGTGAAATGATCGAACAATTCTAAAATTAGCCTCCAAAGTTTAATTCACCTTTTGATAACTTTCAAGTGGTGATGTAAAGAGTAGAGCAAAAATCCTTACCAGTTTTTGCTTCTACTCTTTTTATTTAACTAACTATAGAGAGAACCAAAATCTTGGTTTTAGAGAAGTAGATTTTGAGGAGTTGCTCCTGTAAAGTTTATTACATATCTAAAAGTTATTTATAAAGTAAAATCATGAATAAATAATCCATAACGTATATGAGTTATTTTAGAATGCAGAATTTTTGAATCATACCTAGCATTATATAATTATTTGATTAATGAAGATAATAAGTATATAATTAGTGTGAAAAAAAGATTGCTAAAATAAAAGTAGGAGGAATTTTTATGACAAATATAGTATTGATACATGGAACATGGTGTGACGGAAGTGTCTGGGGAGAATTTGTTAATGAATTAGAAAAATTAGGTTTAAATGTATATACTCCAACTCTAAGATATCATGATCTACCTTATAAAGAAGTAGAAAAAAAGGTAGCGGAAGTTAGTTTAGATGAATTTACCAATGATATTGTAGATTTAATAGAAACACTAGATGAAGCTCCGATTGTATTAGGGCACTCTTTAGGGGGACTTCTTGCTCAGAAAGTTGCTATGAGGACAAAGACTAAGGGACTTATTTTAATGGGAACTGCACCTGCTGCAGGAATTTTCGCCTTTTATCCAAGTATGGTAATTTGTTTCTATAAACATTTTCTACGTTGGGGATTCTGGAAGAAATCTATGCCACCTTATAAGCATGCCTTCTATGATTATTGTATGAACAATCAAGATGAAGCTGATAAGGAGAGAGAATTTTCTAAATTAGTTCCGGAATCAGGTTTTACTTATTTCCAAATGGCATTACCATTTTTAGACAAACAAAAAGGTGCTTATATTGATTTTGATAAGGTTAATGAACCGGTATTAGTAATAACTGGTAGTGAGGATAAAATGGTACATCCAAATATAGCAAGAGCGACAGCAAAAAGATATAAAAATGCAACTCTAAATGTTATAGAAGGATCAGATCATATGTACGAAGCACCTAAATATCGAAACAAGACGATAGAATCAATAGATAAATGGTTAATAAGCAATAAACTAAATTAGAAATTATTTGAAGAAATAGTTATTTATGAGAACTGTAAAGTAAATATTAGTAAATTTTCAAAAAAATTCAAAAAAAGTGTTGACATTTTTATTTATTGATGATAATATATACTCAAGTTCAAAATTACCGATATTCAAATAAGTACTTTATAGGAACTTTTACAGAGAGTGTGAGCGGGTGAAAGCACACAATGCAGATTATAGAGGAAAATGGTTTGAATGGTAAAAAAAGTGAGTTTTAAAACACAAGCTTTTTTCGTAGGCGTTACGTTACAAACGCACACTATCTCGTGTATATTCTAGATGCATAGACGTTGTAGTGGTAAAGTTCGTAGTTTACGAAAAAGTAAGGTGGTACCGTGAAATTAGTTTCGCCCTTATTCTCTTAGGAGAGTAAGGGTGATTTTTTTTACATAAAATTCGCAAAACCCAAAAATAAATAGTAAAAACAAAAGGAGAAAATTATAAATGAAAAAACTATTATTTTTAGTAACAAGTTTCATACTTGGAATTATATTAATTGGATGTTCAAGTGCATCAAAAACTGAGAAAAAAGGAATCGAAGTGGATAAACTAGATCCTAGCAAACCTGTAACAGTTAAAGTTGGAGCTACTAACGTACCTCACGCTGTATTATTAGAGCACGTTGCTCCTCAACTTGAAAAAGAAGGAATCAAATTAGACATCGTTACATACCAAGACTACTATGTACCAAACAAAACGTTAAACGATAAAGAAATCGACATTAACTACTTCCAACACGTACCATTCTTAAAAAATGCTATTAAAGAAAATGGATACAAAATTGAAGACGCTGGTGCAATTCACTTAGAGCCAATCGGATTATACTCTAAAAAAGTTAAAAATGTTAAAGACCTTAAAGAAGGTGCTAAAGTATTAGTAAGTAACAACAAATCAGAATGGGGACGCGTAATTAAATTACTAGCTTCTGAAGGATTAGTAAAAGTTAAAGATGGTGTAGATCCAGTAACAGCTACTTTCGATGATATCGCTGAAAACCCTAAAAAATTACAATTCAGCTACGAAAATGATCCAGCATTAATGGTTAAATTCTACCAAAACGGTGAAGGTGACCTAGTTTCAATCAACGCTAACTTCGCTGTTGACGCAGGATTAAATGCAGCAACTGAACCAGTTTTAGTAGAAAAAGCTACAGATGACAACCCATATGCAAACATCGTTGTTGTTCGTGAAGGTGATAAAGACAAACCTGTTGTTAAAAAACTTGTTGCAGCTTTAAAATCTGAAGATACTCAAAAATTCATTAAAGAAAAATGGAATGGAGCAGTATTACCTGTTAAATAATTTCATTAAAAATTTTAAAAGGCAGTTTGTAAGAGCTGTCTTTTTTGTTTTATAAAGTAAAGAAAGTGTGCGTCTAGTATATATATATATTGAGAAATAAAAAAAATCGG carries:
- the tenA gene encoding thiaminase II: MKLITEIMEEKALPIVDKIYNDGFIQGLIRADLSEKAVEHYLKADALYLENFSDIYAILLAKSNDKVEKNFFLGQINFVLNEEIAAHKNLADYIGREYQEIIKGGEWYPSADHYIKHMYYNAFAFGMAEALSAMAPCPWIYKMVARKILANHNLAEDHPLKFWVEFYADGLVDEVLTEYYKIINREAEFMSGEGKQRLIKNFLESCEHERRFFNMAYTQERWELEV
- the thiD gene encoding bifunctional hydroxymethylpyrimidine kinase/phosphomethylpyrimidine kinase, whose translation is MSKLNIALTIAGTDPTGGAGIMADLKSFQAREVYGMAVVTSVVAQNTLGVQMIRNLDLDILEAQLKSVFDDITPDSIKTGMIANADMMKLIKRYLPKDVPYVVDPVMVATSGDKLIDDVARKHLKEEILPLATIITPNVPEAEEIVNFKILTEDDVNRAGKFIIDEVGCKSVVIKGGHLTGEAKDYLFLNDGTKKVWTSERFKTNHTHGTGCTFSAVIAAELAKGKSIVEAVEIGKKFITAAIKYTPELGHGNGPVNHIAFKGDL
- the thiM gene encoding hydroxyethylthiazole kinase, with product MTSLKLLKEKAPLVICITNDVVKNFTANGLVALGASPAMSEYPEDLEDLLKYAGGLLINIGTLTDETWKLYQEALKIAEKYNVPAVLDPVACGAGAYRKKVSDDLINNYKLAAIRGNAGEIASLVGINVASKGVDSAGVDNIDEIALAANAKFNIPIVVTGEVDAIAVNGEVITIHNGSAMMPKVIGTGCLLGAVLASFIGLEKGEELKSLETAMLAYNIAGEMAEKRPNGHLPGTFKVEFINALYEITDQDIKAFKKVK
- the thiE gene encoding thiamine phosphate synthase, with translation MFNKELLKLYFICGTTTCLGKDLYTVVEDALKGGITLFQFREKGEGALEGREKVELAIKLQELCKKYNVPFIVNDDIELALEIDADGVHVGQDDLGVDEIRKLMPNKIIGLSIGNEEEFKQSKVEYVDYVGVGPVYVTQSKDDAGGAIGYEGLELMRRFLPQMPLVAIGGIQTQHIKDIMKTNVDGVSIISAISYSDNIEKTVREMIEQF
- a CDS encoding alpha/beta fold hydrolase, with translation MTNIVLIHGTWCDGSVWGEFVNELEKLGLNVYTPTLRYHDLPYKEVEKKVAEVSLDEFTNDIVDLIETLDEAPIVLGHSLGGLLAQKVAMRTKTKGLILMGTAPAAGIFAFYPSMVICFYKHFLRWGFWKKSMPPYKHAFYDYCMNNQDEADKEREFSKLVPESGFTYFQMALPFLDKQKGAYIDFDKVNEPVLVITGSEDKMVHPNIARATAKRYKNATLNVIEGSDHMYEAPKYRNKTIESIDKWLISNKLN
- a CDS encoding MetQ/NlpA family ABC transporter substrate-binding protein, translating into MKKLLFLVTSFILGIILIGCSSASKTEKKGIEVDKLDPSKPVTVKVGATNVPHAVLLEHVAPQLEKEGIKLDIVTYQDYYVPNKTLNDKEIDINYFQHVPFLKNAIKENGYKIEDAGAIHLEPIGLYSKKVKNVKDLKEGAKVLVSNNKSEWGRVIKLLASEGLVKVKDGVDPVTATFDDIAENPKKLQFSYENDPALMVKFYQNGEGDLVSINANFAVDAGLNAATEPVLVEKATDDNPYANIVVVREGDKDKPVVKKLVAALKSEDTQKFIKEKWNGAVLPVK